From the Actinopolymorpha singaporensis genome, the window CCTGGGTGACGCCGATGTCGCGGACCCGGGCCGCCCGCTGCCCGAACGCCTCGTCCTCCACCTCGTGCCGGCCGAACAGCTTCACCAGCAGGGCTCCGGACACGCCGAGCCGCTCGGTCAGCATGGCGTTCATCTGCGCATTGAGGTCGTAGGACTCCCGGGTGATCGCCTGCAGCTTGCGCCCGAGCCAGCGGGCCGGCAGCAGGAACAACGGCAGCATGACCAGGGAGACCAGGGTGATCTGCCAGGACAGGACGAACATCGCGCTCAGCGTGAACACCGCGGTGAGCAGGTTGCTCACGACGTTCGACAGCGTGGACGTGAACGCCTGCTGCGCGCCGAGGACGTCGTTGTTGAGGCGGGACACCAGGGCGCCGGTCTGGGTACGCGTGAAGAACGCCAGCGGCATCCGCTGGATGTGTGCGAACACCCGCGAGCGCATGTCGAAGATCAGGCCCTCGCCGATCCGGGCGCCGCAGTAGCGCTCGACCAGGCCCAGCGCGCCGGTCAGGATCGCGATGCCCGCGACCACCAGGGCCATCCGGACCACCAGTCCGGAGTCCTTGCCGAGCACGCCCTCGTTGATGATCTCGCGGAAGATCAGCGGGGTGACCGCGCCGGCGGCGGCGTCGACGGCCAGCAGCACCGTCAGCGTGCCGACGAACCCGGCGTAGGGACGGGCGAACGACACGATCCGCCGGGTCGTGCCGGGCGCCAGGCGCCGGCGGGCCGCCGACCTGTCCCGGGTGAAGGACCGGATCGTGCCCCAGCCACCCCCACCACCGTGCATGCTCAAGGCGCGGCTTCCCTTCGTCGGCGACCGGTCCGCACAGGTGAACCCCCTGGCCGGACAATGTCTTCCCGGCCAGGGGGTTCGTTCGTCAGGGCGTCATGATCTCGCAGAGACCGGCCCAGCTCCCTGGTGACCCCCGCAGTCCCAAGGCCGTGGCCTGCCTCCGTACGTCTGCTCCTCGCGTCTGACGGGGTGCGTACGGCGGCGCGGCTTCAGGCCCGCACCTTCTTGGCCCGGGTCGCTCCGCCCCTGCTGCGAAGCCGCACCCCGGACTCGCTCAGCAACCGGTGCACGAACCCGTAGGACCGGCCGGTCTCCTGGGCGATCGTACGGATGCTCTTGCCTCCGTCGTACTTTCGTCTCAGGTCCGCGGCGAGCTTGTCCCGCTGTGGTCCGGTGACCCGAACGCCCTTCTTCAATGTCTCGACCACGCTTGCCTCCGCTGGCGAGTTGGCGGTTGCCCTGGGCTCACATGGCAGAGCCGCACGGCATTCGATCAACCCACCAATGCCCGATGATCGGCCGGACCATGCGCGTCGGCAACACCTGATCGGACGCGATTACCGATTCGCAATCCGGCGGATGTCGCTCGAACCAGTGAAATGGGGCGACTCGGCCTCGCGCCGGAGCGTGGAGGACCGGAGTCCTCCCACGCTCAGGCGAGCGAGACCAGGTCGGCGTAGTCGGCGTTCCAGAGGTCCTCGACACCGTCGGGGAGCAGCAGGACGCGTTCGGGTTCGAGCGCCGCGACCGCGCCCTCGTCGTGGGTGACGAGCACGATCGCACCCTTGTACGACCGGATCGCGCCCAGGATCTCCTCCCGCGACACCGGGTCGAGGTTGTTCGTCGGCTCGTCCAGCAGCAGGACGTTGGCGCTCGAACACACCAGCCGGGCCAGCGCCAGCCGGGTCTTCTCCCCACCGGAGAGCACCCCCGCCGGCTTGTCCACGTCGTCGCCGGAGAACAGGAACGAGCCCAGCACCTTGCGCGCCTCGGTGTCGGTGAGGTGCGGAGCCTCGGCCAGCATGTTCTCCCGGACGGTACGCGTGGTGTCGAGTGTCTCGTGCTCCTGGGCGTAGTAGCCGAGCCGGAGGCCGTGGCCCGGCACCACCTCGCCGGTGTCGGGCCGCTCGACCCCGGACAGCACCCGGAGCAGGGTCGTCTTCCCCGCACCGTTCAGCCCGAGGACGACCACCCGGCTGCCCTTGTCGACGGCCAGGTCGACGTCGCTGAAGACCTCCAGCGAGCCGTACGACTTCGACAGCTCGCGCGCTGTCAACGGCGTCTTGCCGCAGGGAGCGGGCTCGGGCAGCCGGATCCGGGCCACCCGGTCGGCCTTGCGCTCGGCCTCCAGCCCGGAGACCATCCGCTCGGCCCGGCGGGCCATGTTCTTGGCCGCGGTCGCCTTCGTCGCCTTGGCCCGCATCTTGTCGGCCTGGGCCATCAGGGCGCTCGCCTTGCGCTCGGCGTTGGTGCGCTCGCGCCTGCGCCGCCGGTCGTCGGTCTCGCGCTGCTCGAGGTAGGTGCGCCAGCCGACGTTGTAGACGTCCAGCTCGGCGCGGTTGGCGTCCAGGTGAAAGACGCGGTTGACAGTCGCCTCGAGCAGGCCGACGTCGTGGCTGATCACCACCAGGCCGCCCCTGTAGGACCGCAGGTACTCCCGCAGCCAGGTGACGGAGTCGGCGTCGAGGTGGTTGGTCGGCTCGTCGAGGAGCAGGGTGTCGGAGCCGGAGAACAGGATCCGGGCCAGTTCGATGCGGCGCCGCTGACCGCCGGAGAGGGTGCGCAGCGGCTGGGACAGAACGCGCTCGGGGAGGCCAAGGCTCGCGGTGACCTGGGCCGCCTCGGACTCGGCGGCGTACCCGCCGCGGGCGAGGAACTCCTCCTCGGCCCGGGCGTACTTCCGCATCGCGCGGTCGGTGCCGGCGGTCCCGGCACTGCCCGCGCCGACGCCGGCCATCTCCAGCTCGGCGGTGCGCAGCTGGTCGACCACCTGGTCCAGGCCGCGCGCGGACAGCACGCGGTCGCGGGCGGTGACGTCGAGGTCGCCGGTGCGAGGGTCCTGCGGGAGGTAGCCGACCGAGCCGGAACGGGTGACGGTGCCGGCGGCCGGCTGGCCCTCGCCGGCGAGGATCCGGGTCAGGGTCGTCTTGCCGGCGCCGTTGCGGCCGACCAGACCCACGCGGTCGCCGGGGGCGACGCGGAAGGAGACGTCAGAAAGAAGAAGACGCGCGCCAGCACGGAGTTCGAGACTGCTTACGGTGATCACGGGAGAACGCTCCGGAGTCGAACGGACACAGGGGACACGTGGGCAACGGAGTGTCCAGTCACGCAATCCGGATGAGCATGCCTGCCAGTGTAGAGGGCACTCCCGGGTGGCCGCGACCCGGTTGCCGGGGCCCCGGCTGCGGGGTCGCACCGATTGTGGGGTCACGCCAAGCGGCAGGACCGGACGTTGGCGCGGAAGGCAGGTCGGACCGGCGGGCCGGCCGCATACCCTCGATGCGGCCCCGCCTCCGCGCCGGGCCGACCGAACCACGAGGAGTTCCACATGGCAGCACCGGCACCGGTCCGCCGGCTACCCACCCGCGACCTGGCGCTGATCGCGCTGTTCGCGGCCCTGATCGCGGTGCTCGGCTTGCCGGGATCCATCGCGCTGTTCGGCAGCACCGTCCCGATCACCGCGCAGTCGCTGGGGCCGATGCTGGCCGGGTCGATCCTGGGTGCGCGCCGCGGCCTGCTGGCCACGCTGACGTTCTGCGCGCTCGTGCTCGCCGGGCTGCCGCTGCTGGCCGGCGGCCGGGGCGGGCTGGGCGTACTGGCCGGTGCGTCGGCCGGCTACTTCGTGGGGTTCCCGCTGGGCGCCTGGGTGACCGGATGGCTGACCGAGCGCCTGCTCCCCCGCTACAGCATCCCGGCCGGGCTGGTCGCCAACATCGTCGGCGGCATCGTCGTGGTGTACGCGGTGGGTGTTCCGGTACAGGCGTGGCGGTCGGGTACGACCGGACTGGTCGCCACGTTGGTAGCTGCGACGGTGTTCCTGCCCGGCGACCTGATCAAGGCGGTGATCGCGACGCTGGTCGCCCGCGGGGTCCACGCGGGCTACCCGACTCTCGGTTCGGCCGAGGCCGGCGGACCAGCGGCCGAGCCTGACGGCCCCGGTGGCGAGCCCGCCGACCCGGCTGGCGGGAAGCCGAGCGGGTCGAAGCGGCGAGCGCGGCGGTAGCGTTCGCCTCGATGCCCATCTCCCGCGACGTACGCCGCCGGGCGGCCGCCGAGCCGGACCGGCCGGCGCTGGTCGGTCGCTCCGGGACGGTCGGCTACGGCGAACTGGCCGCCCGCGCCGAACGCCGGGCCGAGACGCTCGCCGCCTCCGGAGTCGCAGCCGGGCACGCCGTGGTCTGTGCCGACCCGGACCCGGCCGACCTGCTGGCCGCCGTAGTCGCGGCCGACCTGCTGGAGGCGGCCGCTGTGGTCGCCGACGCCGACTGGCCGGACGCCGTCCGCGAGCCGGCCGCGGCCTCCGCCCGCGCACTGGTGGACCGGCACGGCACCGCCGTGAGCCTGGTGGTGTTCACCTCCGGCAGCACCGGCACTCCCCGGCCGGTGGCGCGGACCCGCCGGTCGTGGACGTTCAGCTTCCCCACGTTCTCCGCCCTCACCGGTGTCGGTGCGCAGGACACGGTGCTGGTGCCCGGCCGGTTGTCCGGAAGCCTGTTCCTGTACGGCGCCCTGCACGCGCTGACCGTGGGTGCCGCGGTGCACGCCCTGCCGTCCTGGTCGCCCGCCGACGCCGCCCGGGCCTGCGAGTCCTGCACCGCCGTGCACCTGGTGCCGAGCATGCTCACCGAACTTCTGGACCGGCTCGGCCCCTCCGCCGGCCGGCTGCGGACCGTCGTGTGCGGGGGCGCCCACCTCGACCCCGGCGTACGCGCGAAGGCCGCGGCGGCCGGAATGGAGGTCGTCGACTACTACGGCGCGGCCGAACTCTCCTTCGTCGCCATCCGCAGGCCGGGCCTGCCGCCGGATCGGTTGCGGCCGTTCCCCGAGGTGGACGTCGACGTCCGCGACGGCGTGATCTGGGCCCGCGGCCCCTACCTCGCGCTCGGGCTGGACCGCGACCCCGACGGGTTCGCCACGGTCGGCGACCACGGTGTACGCCACGACGACGGAACGCTGTCGGTCCACGGGCGCGGCGACGCGGCGATCACCACCGGCGGCGCGACCGTCCTCGCCGAGGCGGTCGAACACGTGCTGCGGCAGGTGCCCGGGGTGGCCGAGGTCGCCTGCGTCGGTACGCCGCACGAACGGCTGGGCCAGGTCGTCGCCGCGGTCGTCGAACCCCGGCCGGGCTGCGCACCCACCCTGGCCGAGCTGCGGGCGGCCGCGGCGGTGGGCCTGGCGGCCACCGATCGGCCGCGGCTCTGGTACGCCGTGGACCGGCTCCCCCGTACCCCCGGCGGCAAGGTGCCGCGAGCCGAGGTCCACGCCGGCCTGCGCGACGGCTCGCTCGGCGCCCGGGTGCTGACGTGAACCCGCACCCCGGCTCAGCGCCCGTCCTGGTGGCCGCCCGGCGTACGCCCCTGGCCACCGCCGGCCGCGGGCTCGCCCACCTGTCCGCCGACGAACTCGCCGCACCGGTGCTGCGCGCGCTGTTGGCCGACCTCCGGATCCCCGTCGAGCAGGACACCGCGCCGCACTCTGTGCCGAACTCCGTGCCGAGCACCGCGGTCGCCGACGTCATCCTCGGCAACACGATGGGTCCCGGCGGGAACGTCGCCCGGGTGGCCGCCCTGCGTGCCGGGCTCGGTCCGGCTGTGCCCGGCCTGACCGTCGACCGCCAGTGCGGCAGCGGCCTGGAGGCGGTGACGCTGGCGGCCGGACAGGTACGTGCGGGGCTGGGCGCGCTTTACCTCGCCGGCGGGGTGGAGAGCGCGTCCACCGCGCCGGTGCGGGCGTGGCGGCCGGACACCCCGGGCGAGGCACCACGCCCGTACGACCGTGCGCCGTTCGCTCCCCCGCCGTACGCCGACCCGGAGATGGGCGCCGCTGCCGACCTGGTGGCCCGCGAGGCCGGGGTGAGCCGGGAACGCCAGGACGGCTACGCCGCGCGCAGCCATGCCCGGGCGGTGGCGGCCGCGGCGGCAGGGCGGTTCGCCGCGGAGATCGTCCCGCTGGCCGGTTGCGACCGCGACGACCGTCCCCGGGCCGGGCTGGACCTGAGCAGGCTCGCCCGGCTGCGGCCGGCGTTCGTTCCCGTCGGCGAGGGAGGCACGGTCACCGCGGGCAACTCCTGCGGCGTCAACGACGGCGCGGCCGCGGTGGCCGTCGTCTCCGAACGCCTGCGCGCCGCACGTGGGTGGGCCGGGCTGCGGCTGGTCGACTGGGCGTGCACCGGCACCGATCCCGGCCGGCCCGGTCTGGGACCGGTGTCCGCCGTACGCGCCCTGCTGGACCGGCAGGGCCTCAAGCTCGCCGACGTGGGTGCGATCGAGTTCGTGGAGGCGTTCGCCGGTCAGGTGCTCGCCTGCGCCGACGCCCTCGACCTGGACCCGGAACGGATCTGCGCCGACGGCGGCGCGCTGGCGCTCGGCCACCCGTGGGGCGCGAGCGGCGCGGTCGTCCTCGTGCGGTTGTTCTCGCGGATGGTGCGCGCCGGTGGTCCCGACCTCGGGCTGGCCGCGGTCGCGGTCGGCGGCGGGATGGGGCTGGCCGCGCTGGTGGCGAGGGTGCCCGGCGAGTCTGCCCCCGACTCTGTTGGGAGCCGGTCGTGATCGAACTCCGCAGCGTCTCCCACCATTACGGCCCGCGGACCGTGCTCTCCGGGCTCGACCTCGAGCTGTCCGAGCGGCGCATCGGCGTGATCGGCGCCAACGGCTCGGGCAAGTCCACGTTCGCGCGGCTGCTCAACGGCCTGGTCCTGCCGACCCGCGGTCAGGTGCTGGTGGACGGCTACGACACGCGTACGGCGGGCCGCGAGGTCCGCCGCCGGGTCGGGTTCGTGTTCACCGATCCCGACGCCCAGGTGGTGATGCCGACGGTGGCCGAGGA encodes:
- a CDS encoding helix-turn-helix domain-containing protein — its product is MVETLKKGVRVTGPQRDKLAADLRRKYDGGKSIRTIAQETGRSYGFVHRLLSESGVRLRSRGGATRAKKVRA
- a CDS encoding ABC-F family ATP-binding cassette domain-containing protein; its protein translation is MITVSSLELRAGARLLLSDVSFRVAPGDRVGLVGRNGAGKTTLTRILAGEGQPAAGTVTRSGSVGYLPQDPRTGDLDVTARDRVLSARGLDQVVDQLRTAELEMAGVGAGSAGTAGTDRAMRKYARAEEEFLARGGYAAESEAAQVTASLGLPERVLSQPLRTLSGGQRRRIELARILFSGSDTLLLDEPTNHLDADSVTWLREYLRSYRGGLVVISHDVGLLEATVNRVFHLDANRAELDVYNVGWRTYLEQRETDDRRRRRERTNAERKASALMAQADKMRAKATKATAAKNMARRAERMVSGLEAERKADRVARIRLPEPAPCGKTPLTARELSKSYGSLEVFSDVDLAVDKGSRVVVLGLNGAGKTTLLRVLSGVERPDTGEVVPGHGLRLGYYAQEHETLDTTRTVRENMLAEAPHLTDTEARKVLGSFLFSGDDVDKPAGVLSGGEKTRLALARLVCSSANVLLLDEPTNNLDPVSREEILGAIRSYKGAIVLVTHDEGAVAALEPERVLLLPDGVEDLWNADYADLVSLA
- a CDS encoding biotin transporter BioY, with product MAAPAPVRRLPTRDLALIALFAALIAVLGLPGSIALFGSTVPITAQSLGPMLAGSILGARRGLLATLTFCALVLAGLPLLAGGRGGLGVLAGASAGYFVGFPLGAWVTGWLTERLLPRYSIPAGLVANIVGGIVVVYAVGVPVQAWRSGTTGLVATLVAATVFLPGDLIKAVIATLVARGVHAGYPTLGSAEAGGPAAEPDGPGGEPADPAGGKPSGSKRRARR
- a CDS encoding class I adenylate-forming enzyme family protein, with amino-acid sequence MPISRDVRRRAAAEPDRPALVGRSGTVGYGELAARAERRAETLAASGVAAGHAVVCADPDPADLLAAVVAADLLEAAAVVADADWPDAVREPAAASARALVDRHGTAVSLVVFTSGSTGTPRPVARTRRSWTFSFPTFSALTGVGAQDTVLVPGRLSGSLFLYGALHALTVGAAVHALPSWSPADAARACESCTAVHLVPSMLTELLDRLGPSAGRLRTVVCGGAHLDPGVRAKAAAAGMEVVDYYGAAELSFVAIRRPGLPPDRLRPFPEVDVDVRDGVIWARGPYLALGLDRDPDGFATVGDHGVRHDDGTLSVHGRGDAAITTGGATVLAEAVEHVLRQVPGVAEVACVGTPHERLGQVVAAVVEPRPGCAPTLAELRAAAAVGLAATDRPRLWYAVDRLPRTPGGKVPRAEVHAGLRDGSLGARVLT
- a CDS encoding thiolase family protein; amino-acid sequence: MNPHPGSAPVLVAARRTPLATAGRGLAHLSADELAAPVLRALLADLRIPVEQDTAPHSVPNSVPSTAVADVILGNTMGPGGNVARVAALRAGLGPAVPGLTVDRQCGSGLEAVTLAAGQVRAGLGALYLAGGVESASTAPVRAWRPDTPGEAPRPYDRAPFAPPPYADPEMGAAADLVAREAGVSRERQDGYAARSHARAVAAAAAGRFAAEIVPLAGCDRDDRPRAGLDLSRLARLRPAFVPVGEGGTVTAGNSCGVNDGAAAVAVVSERLRAARGWAGLRLVDWACTGTDPGRPGLGPVSAVRALLDRQGLKLADVGAIEFVEAFAGQVLACADALDLDPERICADGGALALGHPWGASGAVVLVRLFSRMVRAGGPDLGLAAVAVGGGMGLAALVARVPGESAPDSVGSRS